A stretch of DNA from Phycisphaerae bacterium:
GGAATCACTGCATCGCGTTATCCGCGGCAAGCTTGAGGCTATGCGCCGGGCGGATGTGGAGGGCATGATCGCCGCCTCGCATCGCGAAGGAGAACTAGCGAACGAAGTGACGTTGCTCGATGCACAGCGGCGGGAAGTTGCCGCCGAGGTGTGCGCGGAGATCGGCATTCCTGCCCTGGAGCGCAACCGACCGGCCTCGCTGCGCAGAATCGCGGCGCGGCTGGGCGAGGCAGAGCGATTGCGGATTGTCAAACTGGCGGACCTGTTGCGCGAGCGAATGCTCCAGGTTGCTGAGGCCAACCGCGTCGTCGAGCTGGTGAGCCGGGAAATGCTGGCCTTCTTCAAGGCGGTCTTTACGGCGATTGTGAGGGACGACGCCGCGCCGCGGGTGTATTCCGCGTGCGGCGCAATGGGAACGCCGGCCGGCGCACGGGTTTTGGACGCCGTCGGATAGGACAAAACGGGAGCTGGTCGTTGACGCGGCCGGACATCGAATGGGACTGACATCGGCATTGGGAATCGGGCGATCGGCGCTGGCGGCATATCAGGCCGCGCTGCAGATCGTCGGCCAGAACATCGCCAACGCGGGCACGCCCGGGTATTCGCGCGGGACGGCGTCGTTGTCGTCGGTCGCCGGCGCGCAGACGGTCAACGGCCAGTTTGGCGGTGGAGTCTTGCTGGAGGCCGTCCGCCGCAATGTGAGCGAGGCACTACACGCCCGGCTGCGCATGGCCATGTCAGACCGTGAGGACGCGCAGGCCCAGCGGACCAGTCTCGCGCGCGTGGAGGACATCTTCAATCCCCTCGGCGATACGAACCTGGGCACGCTGCTGGGTGAGTTTTTCAAATCCGTTGGCAATGTCCAGAACACGCCTGAAAGCGTTCCTGCTCGCAGCCTTGTCGTCAGTTCAGCGCAGGCCTTGGCAGAGCGCATTCGCGACATCCACGGCGGGCTCCTTGGCCTGCGCAACGATTTCAATGCGGAGATTGAGACCGCCGTGCTTCAAGCGGACCAGATCGCGACCAAGATTGCCGAGTTGAACACCGAGATCACGGTGGCGGAGGCAGCCTCGGGCCACGGCACATCGCAACTTCGCGATCAGCGCGATCAATTGCTGGGGGAATTGTCGCAGATCGTTTCCATTACTGTCCGCGAACAACCGACGGGGGCGGTCAACGTCTATATCGGGAACAACCCGCTCGTGCAGTTTGGGCAGTCGTTTGGCATCAAGGCCGTGACAGAGATTGACAGCAGTGGCCTGGCGAACGTGGTCGTGCGCTTCAAACTGGACAATGGGCCAGTCACTTCGTCGAGCGGCCAGATTGCCGGACTCATTGAGTCCCGCGACACGCATGCGACGGCGCAGTTGACGCGGCTCGATCAATTGGCATCCGCGCTGATCCGCGAAGTCAATAATATCCACTCGGGCGGCAAAGGGCTGATCGGTTTCTCAAACATCACTGGCCTCAGTGCCGTGACGGACCCGTCGCTCGCATTGTCCACGGTTGGCAATGGCGTCGCATTCCCGCCGAAGACCGGTTCCTTTTTCATTGACGTCAAAGACTCAACGACCGGGACGTCCACGCGGCATCAGATCAATGTCGATCTGGATGGAATCGGCGGCGATTCGTCACTGAATTCCATCGCGGCCGACATTTCGGCGAATGTTCCCGGCGTCACGGCGACGGTCTTAGCCGACGGCCGACTGCAATTGTCGTCTGCCGGCGGCACGACGTTCAGCTTCGCCGACGACACGTCCAATGTTCTGGCCTCCCTCGGTATCAATACGCTCCTGACCGGCACGAACAGCAGCGACATCAATGTCAATTCGCTAATTGCCGCGGAGCCGTCGTTACTGGCCGCAGCGCAAAGCGACTTTGCGGGCGACGGAAGCAACGCCACCGCGCTGACCGCCCTTAAGGACCAGGTCATATCCAGCCTCGGCGGCGTGTCGCTGAATGAATTCTACACGACGACGACCGCGAACATCGCGGTCAGCGTCTCCGGCGCGCAGAGCAAGCTGGACGCGGGCGAGGTGATTCTGGATTCGCTCACCTCCCAGCGCGAAAACCTCTCCGGCGTCAGCCTCGACGAAGAGGCGATCAACATGATTACTTATCAGCGGGCCTACGAGGGCGCCGCACAGTACATGCGCGTTGTGAATGATATGTTGCAGGAACTCTTGACGCTCGCGAGGTAGCGGCACGGCGGGCAAGTCCCGCGGGACAGTGCGATTGAGTTAATGCGGCGGGCAGAGCCCGCCCTACACGAGACAGCAATGGCAGGCACGTTCGGAAGTATCAGCCGCGTTTCGCAGGGCATGCAGACGCTCAATTTGCTGCGCCAGCTTCGGCAGAACACGCTGCGCTTATTCAACGAGCAGCAGCGGATCGCGAGCGGTCAGCAACTGCTCTCGGTCGGCGACGATCCCTTGGCCGCCGCG
This window harbors:
- the flgN gene encoding flagellar export chaperone FlgN, with protein sequence MSTAIAIKPVDRLATLLEELAAKQESLHRVIRGKLEAMRRADVEGMIAASHREGELANEVTLLDAQRREVAAEVCAEIGIPALERNRPASLRRIAARLGEAERLRIVKLADLLRERMLQVAEANRVVELVSREMLAFFKAVFTAIVRDDAAPRVYSACGAMGTPAGARVLDAVG
- the flgK gene encoding flagellar hook-associated protein FlgK, whose protein sequence is MGLTSALGIGRSALAAYQAALQIVGQNIANAGTPGYSRGTASLSSVAGAQTVNGQFGGGVLLEAVRRNVSEALHARLRMAMSDREDAQAQRTSLARVEDIFNPLGDTNLGTLLGEFFKSVGNVQNTPESVPARSLVVSSAQALAERIRDIHGGLLGLRNDFNAEIETAVLQADQIATKIAELNTEITVAEAASGHGTSQLRDQRDQLLGELSQIVSITVREQPTGAVNVYIGNNPLVQFGQSFGIKAVTEIDSSGLANVVVRFKLDNGPVTSSSGQIAGLIESRDTHATAQLTRLDQLASALIREVNNIHSGGKGLIGFSNITGLSAVTDPSLALSTVGNGVAFPPKTGSFFIDVKDSTTGTSTRHQINVDLDGIGGDSSLNSIAADISANVPGVTATVLADGRLQLSSAGGTTFSFADDTSNVLASLGINTLLTGTNSSDINVNSLIAAEPSLLAAAQSDFAGDGSNATALTALKDQVISSLGGVSLNEFYTTTTANIAVSVSGAQSKLDAGEVILDSLTSQRENLSGVSLDEEAINMITYQRAYEGAAQYMRVVNDMLQELLTLAR